In Vitis riparia cultivar Riparia Gloire de Montpellier isolate 1030 chromosome 19, EGFV_Vit.rip_1.0, whole genome shotgun sequence, the following proteins share a genomic window:
- the LOC117908732 gene encoding putative MO25-like protein At5g47540 yields the protein MKALFKTKPRTPAYLVRQTRDLLIYLSGCSDRDTKRELKMAELSKLIWELKLILYGSGENEPIAEACAELTQEFFKENTLRLLIIFLRKMNLEARRDATQVVANLQRQQVKSRLIASDYLEANLDLMELLISGYEDLDIALHYGGMLKECIRHQSIARHVLESQQMRKFFDYIQIPNFDVAADATATFKELLTRHKSTVAEFLKWNYDWFFAEYNTKLLESENYVTRRQGVKLLAEILLDRSNCAVMVRYVSSKDNMRILMNLLREPSKTIQIEAFHVFKLFVANKNKPDDIINILVANRTKLLFFFSNFKIDGENEGFEEDKAHVVKEIAELQPK from the exons ATGAAAGCACTCTTCAAGACCAAGCCTCGAACTCCGGCATACCTCGTCCGCCAAACTCGCGACCTTCTGATATACCTCAGCGGCTGCAGCGACCGTGACACCAAGCGCGAACTGAAG ATGGCAGAATTGAGTAAGCTCATCTGGGAGTTGAAGTTGATTCTCTATGGTAGTGGTGAAAATGAACCTATTGCTGAAGCTTGTGCAGAATTGACCCAGGAGTTTTTCAAAGAGAACACACTTCGTCTCCTCATTATCTTTCTTCGAAAAATGAACTTGGAG GCTCGTAGGGATGCCACCCAAGTGGTTGCAAATTTGCAGAGGCAACAGGTTAAATCACGACTCATTGCTTCTGATTACTTGGAAGCAAACTTAGATCTTATGGAGCTTTTGATATCAGG GTATGAGGATCTGGACATTGCTTTACATTATGGTGGAATGTTGAAAGAGTGCATACGCCATCAGAGCATTGCAAG gCATGTCTTGGAATCACAGCAGATGAGGAAGTTTTTTGACTATATACAAATCCCAAATTTTGATGTTGCTGCAGATGCAACTGCAACTTTTAAG GAGCTTCTGACGAGGCACAAGTCTACAGTAGCTGAATTTCTTAAATGGAATTATGATTGG TTTTTTGCAGAATATAACACAAAGCTGCTGGAATCTGAAAATTATGTCACTAGGCGTCAAGGTGTCAAG CTGTTGGCAGAAATTTTACTTGATCGTTCAAATTGTGCTGTGATGGTGCGCTATGTCAGCTCAAAGGATAACATGAGGATTTTAATGAATCTTCTCAGG GAGCCAAGCAAGACCATCCAGATAGAAGCCTTCCATGTGTTCAAG CTATTTGTTGCGAACAAGAATAAGCCTGATGACATTATCAACATACTAGTGGCCAACAGAACCAAGCTTCTATTCTTTTTTAGCAACTTCAAGATTGATGGAG AGAATGAGGGGTTTGAGGAAGATAAGGCTCATGTTGTAAAGGAGATCGCTGAGTTACAACCCAAATGA
- the LOC117909098 gene encoding beta-1,2-xylosyltransferase isoform X1 codes for MNRKKLKILLSLFAFNSIYLYFFSSDHHLLFIHHKLLPGNHKASPENPKTPPGKHPHFPVTPRAKPWPILPSYLPWSLNPTVALRSCEGYFGNGFTRRIDLRRSSVERESGISGGGGWFRCWHSGTLQSSVCEGGRVRMTPERIQMSIGGERLENVIGRKEEEELPEFEAGAFEVDAGERFGQRKLVDEEFLNRFVPQGAISRHTMRGLLDSIRLVGSSEFKCDQWIEEPTLLVTRFEYANLFHTFTDWYSAYVASRVTGLPNRPHLVFIDGHCRAPLEETWKALFSSLKYAKNFSGSVCFRHAVLVPLGYETALFKGLSENINCHGAFAHDLWQNPDDLKTARLSEFGEMIRAAFGFPVGRHRVLKPASGHNILFVRREDYVAHPRHGGKVESRLSNEQEVFDSLKNWTSNYLECKINLVNGLFAHMSMKEQVRAIQDASVIIGAHGAGLTHIISARPKTVILEIISSQYRRPHFALISQWKGLEYHAINLDGSYADPRVVIDQLNSIVKSLGC; via the exons aTGAACAGAAAGAAGCTCAAGATCCTGCTCTCTCTCTTCGCTTTCAACTCCATCTATCTCTACTTCTTCTCCTCCGACCACCACCTCCTCTTCATCCACCATAAACTCCTCCCGGGAAACCACAAGGCCTCCCCGGAGAACCCCAAAACTCCGCCGGGAAAACACCCTCATTTCCCTGTCACCCCCCGCGCCAAGCCATGGCCAATTCTCCCGTCTTACCTTCCGTGGTCTCTGAACCCCACCGTGGCTCTTCGTTCCTGCGAGGGCTACTTCGGGAACGGCTTCACGCGCCGAATCGACCTTCGACGTTCTTCGGTGGAAAGGGAATCGGGGATCTCCGGCGGGGGCGGGTGGTTCAGGTGCTGGCACAGCGGGACGTTGCAGAGTTCGGTGTGTGAGGGAGGGAGGGTGAGGATGACGCCGGAGAGGATTCAGATGTCGATCGGAGGGGAGAGGTTGGAGAATGTGATTGGGaggaaggaggaggaggagttGCCGGAGTTTGAGGCCGGAGCCTTTGAGGTTGATGCTGGGGAACGGTTTGGTCAGAGGAAGCTTGTGGATGAAGAGTTTCTGAATCGATTTGTGCCGCAGGGTGCGATTTCACGGCATACTATGCGTGGCTTGCTTGATTCGATTCGATTGGTTGGATCCAGTGAGTTCAAGTGCGATCag TGGATCGAGGAACCAACACTTCTAGTCACACGCTTTGAGTATGCAAACCTTTTTCACACATTTACAGATTGGTACAGTGCATATGTTGCTTCTAGAGTGACAGGCTTACCCAATCGACCTCATTTGGTTTTTATAGATGGCCACTGTAGG GCACCTTTAGAAGAAACATGGAAAGCGCTGTTTTCAAGTCTTAAATACGCTAAAAACTTTAGTGGTTCAGTTTGTTTTCGTCATGCAGTTCTCGTGCCTTTGGGATATGAGACTGCTTTATTTAAGGGGCTGTCTGAAAACATAAATTGTCATGGAGCATTTGCACATGATCTGTGGCAAAACCCTGATGACTTGAAAACTGCACGATTATCTGAGTTTGGAGAAATGATAAGAGCAGCTTTTGGGTTTCCAGTTGGAAGACACCGTGTTCTGAAGCCTGCCTCTGGTCACAATATCCTCTTTGTTAGGCGAGAAGATTATGTAGCTCACCCACGTCATGGTGGTAAGGTTGAATCAAGACTTAGCAATGAACAGGAGGTGTTTGATTCTCTAAAGAACTGGACATctaattatttggaatgcaaaATAAACCTTGTCAATGGATTATTTGCTCACATGTCAATGAAAGAGCAAGTTCGAGCCATCCAAGATGCTTCAGTCATCATTGGAGCTCATGGGGCAGGTCTAACTCACATAATATCTGCAAGACCAAAAACGGTGATCCTTGAAATTATTAGCAGCCAATACAGGCGCCCGCATTTTGCATTGATTTCCCAGTGGAAAGGCTTGGAGTATCATGCCATTAATCTTGATGGATCATATGCTGATCCTAGAGTGGTTATTGATCAGCTTAACAGCATAGTGAAAAGCCTTGGATGCTGA
- the LOC117909098 gene encoding beta-1,2-xylosyltransferase isoform X2, with protein MNRKKLKILLSLFAFNSIYLYFFSSDHHLLFIHHKLLPGNHKASPENPKTPPGKHPHFPVTPRAKPWPILPSYLPWSLNPTVALRSCEGYFGNGFTRRIDLRRSSVERESGISGGGGWFRCWHSGTLQSSVCEGGRVRMTPERIQMSIGGERLENVIGRKEEEELPEFEAGAFEVDAGERFGQRKLVDEEFLNRFVPQGAISRHTMRGLLDSIRLVGSSEFKCDQAPLEETWKALFSSLKYAKNFSGSVCFRHAVLVPLGYETALFKGLSENINCHGAFAHDLWQNPDDLKTARLSEFGEMIRAAFGFPVGRHRVLKPASGHNILFVRREDYVAHPRHGGKVESRLSNEQEVFDSLKNWTSNYLECKINLVNGLFAHMSMKEQVRAIQDASVIIGAHGAGLTHIISARPKTVILEIISSQYRRPHFALISQWKGLEYHAINLDGSYADPRVVIDQLNSIVKSLGC; from the exons aTGAACAGAAAGAAGCTCAAGATCCTGCTCTCTCTCTTCGCTTTCAACTCCATCTATCTCTACTTCTTCTCCTCCGACCACCACCTCCTCTTCATCCACCATAAACTCCTCCCGGGAAACCACAAGGCCTCCCCGGAGAACCCCAAAACTCCGCCGGGAAAACACCCTCATTTCCCTGTCACCCCCCGCGCCAAGCCATGGCCAATTCTCCCGTCTTACCTTCCGTGGTCTCTGAACCCCACCGTGGCTCTTCGTTCCTGCGAGGGCTACTTCGGGAACGGCTTCACGCGCCGAATCGACCTTCGACGTTCTTCGGTGGAAAGGGAATCGGGGATCTCCGGCGGGGGCGGGTGGTTCAGGTGCTGGCACAGCGGGACGTTGCAGAGTTCGGTGTGTGAGGGAGGGAGGGTGAGGATGACGCCGGAGAGGATTCAGATGTCGATCGGAGGGGAGAGGTTGGAGAATGTGATTGGGaggaaggaggaggaggagttGCCGGAGTTTGAGGCCGGAGCCTTTGAGGTTGATGCTGGGGAACGGTTTGGTCAGAGGAAGCTTGTGGATGAAGAGTTTCTGAATCGATTTGTGCCGCAGGGTGCGATTTCACGGCATACTATGCGTGGCTTGCTTGATTCGATTCGATTGGTTGGATCCAGTGAGTTCAAGTGCGATCag GCACCTTTAGAAGAAACATGGAAAGCGCTGTTTTCAAGTCTTAAATACGCTAAAAACTTTAGTGGTTCAGTTTGTTTTCGTCATGCAGTTCTCGTGCCTTTGGGATATGAGACTGCTTTATTTAAGGGGCTGTCTGAAAACATAAATTGTCATGGAGCATTTGCACATGATCTGTGGCAAAACCCTGATGACTTGAAAACTGCACGATTATCTGAGTTTGGAGAAATGATAAGAGCAGCTTTTGGGTTTCCAGTTGGAAGACACCGTGTTCTGAAGCCTGCCTCTGGTCACAATATCCTCTTTGTTAGGCGAGAAGATTATGTAGCTCACCCACGTCATGGTGGTAAGGTTGAATCAAGACTTAGCAATGAACAGGAGGTGTTTGATTCTCTAAAGAACTGGACATctaattatttggaatgcaaaATAAACCTTGTCAATGGATTATTTGCTCACATGTCAATGAAAGAGCAAGTTCGAGCCATCCAAGATGCTTCAGTCATCATTGGAGCTCATGGGGCAGGTCTAACTCACATAATATCTGCAAGACCAAAAACGGTGATCCTTGAAATTATTAGCAGCCAATACAGGCGCCCGCATTTTGCATTGATTTCCCAGTGGAAAGGCTTGGAGTATCATGCCATTAATCTTGATGGATCATATGCTGATCCTAGAGTGGTTATTGATCAGCTTAACAGCATAGTGAAAAGCCTTGGATGCTGA